In a genomic window of Halorussus salilacus:
- a CDS encoding HIT family protein, giving the protein MPECVFCDIVAGERSAHRLHEDERTLAFLDAAPAAPGHALVVPKPHRETLTEVEPDLAVDLFRSVRRVASAVESALDPDGLNVVQSNGEAAGQDVFHAHVHVVPRYGDDDVTLAWSPGDPPGESDRDIAAEIRDAL; this is encoded by the coding sequence ATGCCCGAGTGCGTCTTCTGCGACATCGTCGCTGGCGAGCGCTCTGCGCACCGACTCCACGAGGACGAGCGCACCCTCGCGTTCCTCGACGCCGCGCCAGCAGCGCCCGGCCACGCGCTGGTCGTACCCAAGCCCCACCGCGAGACGCTGACCGAGGTCGAACCCGACCTCGCAGTGGACCTGTTTCGGTCCGTCCGCCGAGTCGCGAGCGCCGTCGAGTCGGCGCTCGACCCCGACGGACTGAACGTGGTCCAGTCGAACGGCGAGGCCGCCGGACAGGACGTGTTCCACGCCCACGTCCACGTCGTCCCGCGGTACGGGGACGACGACGTGACGCTCGCGTGGTCCCCCGGAGACCCGCCGGGGGAATCCGACCGGGACATCGCCGCGGAAATCCGCGATGCGCTGTGA
- a CDS encoding ThuA domain-containing protein, whose translation MTSVTVWNEYRHEREDEEVAEVYPEGIHEVIAGFLGDRGFETRTATLDDPEHGLTESVLDGTDVLTWWGHEAHDEVADEVVERVRERVLGGMGLVVLHSGHFSKIFKRLMGTTCDLKYRERGETERLWVVEPGHPIADGIDEYVEVPEAEMYGERFDVPAPETLVFTSWFEGGEVFRSGCCYRRGAGKVFYFRPGHETYPIYRQPEIQRVVGNAVEWAAPVDGPEPSFGRSDPPEGA comes from the coding sequence ATGACCAGCGTCACCGTCTGGAACGAGTACCGGCACGAGCGCGAGGACGAGGAGGTCGCCGAGGTGTACCCCGAGGGAATCCACGAGGTCATCGCGGGGTTCCTCGGGGACCGCGGGTTCGAGACCCGGACCGCCACCCTCGACGACCCCGAGCACGGCCTGACCGAGTCGGTGCTCGACGGGACTGACGTGCTGACGTGGTGGGGCCACGAGGCCCACGACGAGGTGGCAGACGAGGTGGTCGAGCGCGTCCGCGAGCGTGTCCTCGGGGGGATGGGGCTGGTCGTGCTGCACTCGGGCCACTTCTCGAAGATATTCAAGCGACTGATGGGCACGACCTGCGACCTCAAGTACCGCGAGCGCGGCGAGACCGAGCGGCTGTGGGTGGTCGAACCCGGCCACCCCATCGCCGACGGAATCGACGAATACGTCGAGGTCCCCGAGGCCGAGATGTACGGCGAGCGCTTCGACGTGCCAGCGCCCGAGACGCTGGTGTTCACCAGCTGGTTCGAGGGCGGGGAGGTGTTCCGCAGCGGCTGTTGTTACCGGCGCGGCGCGGGGAAGGTGTTCTACTTCCGGCCCGGCCACGAGACCTACCCCATCTACCGACAGCCCGAGATTCAGCGGGTCGTCGGCAACGCCGTCGAGTGGGCCGCGCCGGTCGACGGGCCCGAACCGTCGTTCGGCCGGTCTGACCCGCCCGAGGGGGCGTAG
- a CDS encoding DUF5786 family protein — protein sequence MGFGSYDESEQQDQDNDIDEDAAVNVHENDHKGTVSFDSEASQDELLDKLDEIKNASDEE from the coding sequence ATGGGTTTCGGTAGCTACGACGAGTCCGAACAGCAGGACCAGGACAACGACATCGACGAGGACGCCGCGGTCAACGTCCACGAAAACGACCACAAGGGGACGGTCTCGTTCGACTCCGAGGCGTCCCAGGACGAGCTACTGGACAAGCTCGACGAGATAAAGAACGCCAGCGACGAGGAGTAG
- a CDS encoding MBL fold metallo-hydrolase — protein MKRIQLGNTVFEGRNDAYVLGAESGTTALVDTGVATDDAREQFREGLGEYGLTFADVDAVVLTHWHHDHAGLAGEIQAAGDAAVYVHEDDAEMVGSEEASHEVEIDRRGLFDDWGIPEKKREELLDFLELHEEIRGETPTVETFADGDRFEFGDAELEAVHLPGHAAGLTGFEFAGESGTELFAGDALLPKYTPNVGGADPRVEDPLGAYLDSLDRIIRNDYARAWPGHRDAIDDPTGRAREILSHHRERTERVVSVLRERGVADAWTVSADLFGELSNIHILHGPGEAYAHLDHLDREGVVAKTDEGYELREEDPDLDAIFGDHGVSAEAE, from the coding sequence GTGAAACGGATTCAGCTCGGAAACACCGTCTTCGAGGGGCGCAACGACGCGTACGTCCTCGGTGCCGAGTCGGGGACGACCGCGCTGGTCGACACCGGAGTCGCCACGGACGACGCCCGCGAGCAGTTCCGCGAGGGCCTCGGTGAGTACGGCCTGACGTTCGCCGACGTGGACGCCGTCGTGCTGACCCACTGGCACCACGACCACGCCGGACTCGCCGGGGAGATACAGGCCGCTGGCGACGCCGCGGTCTACGTCCACGAGGACGACGCCGAGATGGTCGGAAGCGAAGAGGCCAGCCACGAGGTCGAGATCGACCGGCGCGGCCTGTTCGACGACTGGGGCATCCCCGAGAAAAAGCGCGAGGAACTGCTGGACTTCCTCGAACTCCACGAGGAGATACGGGGCGAGACCCCGACCGTCGAGACGTTCGCCGACGGCGACCGCTTCGAGTTCGGCGACGCCGAACTCGAAGCGGTCCACCTGCCCGGCCACGCCGCGGGACTCACCGGGTTCGAATTCGCGGGCGAGTCTGGCACCGAGCTGTTCGCGGGCGACGCCCTCCTGCCGAAGTACACCCCGAACGTGGGCGGTGCCGACCCCCGAGTCGAGGACCCGCTCGGGGCCTACCTCGACTCGCTCGACCGGATTATTCGAAACGACTACGCACGCGCGTGGCCGGGCCACCGCGACGCCATCGACGACCCGACCGGGCGCGCTCGCGAGATACTTTCTCACCACCGCGAGCGCACCGAGCGCGTCGTTTCGGTCCTGCGCGAGCGCGGGGTCGCCGACGCGTGGACGGTCAGCGCCGACCTCTTCGGCGAACTCTCGAACATCCACATCCTCCACGGGCCGGGCGAGGCGTACGCCCACCTCGACCACCTCGACCGCGAGGGCGTCGTCGCGAAGACCGACGAGGGGTACGAACTCCGCGAGGAGGACCCGGACCTCGACGCGATTTTCGGCGACCACGGCGTCTCGGCCGAGGCGGAGTAG
- a CDS encoding S9 family peptidase translates to MEHDVRPYLTARRTVSPTLSPDGRLAFLADTTGTTQVWTADVPGAWPRQRTFYDERVSFVSWSPDGDALAFGKDAGADEHDQLFALDPETGRVSRLTDRPDAIHAWGGWSPSGDRIAFAANRRDESVFDAYVMDVEDEGSEAELVCEGDREGMLSIEGWSPSGDRLLVREPNASSDDDLFAVDIDSGERRHLTPHEGHVRYRQPTFGPDGDAVYCASDANADAKEVVRIGLDTLETETVVESEAWSVDHFALDAATGRLALSRNVDGYSELRVGRLAAPAEAATAPVDVPEGVVHGLAVGPEGERIAAAVSAPDLNHSVFVVDPTDADGGGSLRAERWTRPSPGGVALDAYDTPELVRYETFDEREIPAYFTLPENPEPGETPVVVDIHGGPHHQRRPWFRPIRQYFLDSGYAVFEPNVRGSSGYGREYAALDDVEKRMDSVRDIAAAVDWLRERPEVDPDGIVAYGRSYGGFMVLAAITQFPDRWAAAVDFVGIGNWVTFLENTGDWRRSHREAEYGSLAEDRDLLESISPIHSVEAVECPLFVQHGANDPRVPVEEAEQIAEEVAAQGVPVEKLIFEDEGHHTTKLENRIEQFERIAAFLDEHV, encoded by the coding sequence ATGGAACACGACGTGCGACCCTACCTGACCGCGCGCCGGACCGTCTCGCCGACCCTCTCGCCCGACGGTCGGCTCGCGTTCCTCGCCGACACCACCGGCACGACGCAGGTCTGGACCGCCGACGTTCCCGGGGCGTGGCCCCGCCAGCGCACCTTCTACGACGAGCGCGTCTCGTTCGTCTCGTGGTCGCCCGACGGCGACGCCCTCGCGTTCGGAAAGGACGCGGGGGCCGACGAGCACGACCAGCTGTTCGCGCTCGACCCCGAGACCGGCCGAGTCTCCCGGCTGACCGACCGCCCCGACGCCATCCACGCGTGGGGCGGGTGGAGCCCCTCGGGCGACCGAATCGCGTTCGCCGCGAACCGACGCGACGAGTCGGTGTTCGACGCGTACGTGATGGATGTCGAGGACGAGGGGAGCGAGGCCGAACTCGTCTGCGAGGGCGACCGCGAGGGCATGCTGTCAATCGAGGGGTGGAGCCCCTCGGGCGACCGCCTGCTGGTCCGGGAACCGAACGCGAGCTCCGACGACGACCTCTTCGCGGTCGACATCGACTCGGGCGAACGCCGCCACCTCACGCCCCACGAGGGCCACGTCCGGTATCGCCAGCCGACGTTCGGGCCGGACGGCGACGCGGTCTACTGCGCGAGCGACGCGAACGCCGACGCGAAGGAGGTGGTCCGCATCGGCCTCGACACGCTCGAAACCGAGACGGTCGTCGAAAGCGAGGCGTGGAGCGTCGACCACTTCGCGCTCGACGCCGCGACCGGCCGACTCGCCCTGTCGCGGAACGTCGACGGCTACTCGGAGCTGCGGGTCGGGCGGCTTGCGGCCCCCGCGGAGGCCGCCACCGCGCCGGTCGACGTTCCCGAGGGCGTGGTCCACGGCCTCGCGGTCGGGCCGGAGGGCGAGCGAATCGCGGCGGCGGTGTCGGCTCCCGACCTGAACCACTCGGTGTTCGTCGTGGACCCGACCGACGCCGACGGCGGCGGGTCGCTCCGGGCCGAGCGCTGGACCCGCCCGTCGCCCGGCGGGGTGGCGCTCGACGCCTACGATACGCCCGAGTTAGTGCGGTACGAGACGTTCGACGAGCGAGAGATTCCGGCGTACTTCACGCTCCCCGAGAATCCGGAACCCGGGGAGACCCCGGTCGTCGTCGACATCCACGGCGGACCTCACCACCAGCGCCGACCGTGGTTCCGGCCGATTCGCCAGTACTTCCTCGATTCGGGGTACGCGGTGTTCGAGCCGAACGTCCGGGGGTCGTCGGGCTACGGCCGGGAGTACGCCGCGCTCGACGACGTGGAAAAGCGGATGGACTCGGTTCGGGACATCGCGGCGGCCGTCGACTGGCTCCGCGAGCGTCCCGAGGTCGACCCCGATGGAATCGTCGCCTACGGCCGGTCGTACGGCGGCTTCATGGTGCTCGCGGCCATCACCCAGTTCCCCGACCGCTGGGCCGCCGCGGTCGACTTCGTTGGCATCGGAAACTGGGTGACGTTCCTGGAGAACACCGGCGACTGGCGGCGCTCCCACCGGGAGGCCGAGTACGGGTCGCTGGCGGAGGACCGCGACCTGCTGGAGTCCATCAGCCCGATTCACTCGGTCGAGGCGGTCGAGTGCCCGCTGTTCGTCCAGCACGGCGCGAACGACCCCCGGGTGCCGGTCGAGGAGGCAGAGCAGATAGCCGAGGAGGTGGCCGCGCAGGGCGTGCCCGTCGAGAAGCTGATCTTCGAGGACGAGGGCCACCACACCACGAAGCTGGAGAACCGCATCGAGCAGTTCGAACGCATCGCGGCCTTCCTCGACGAACACGTCTGA
- a CDS encoding GerW family sporulation protein, which produces MSAARIESLVERLARSANARTVFGDPIERGDRTVIPVARVSYGFGGGYGRVGGGDRKRERAGRDEANRGPVGVRGGGGGGSASATPVGALEIRDGATEFVRFERERPGFPGALALALAGFGIGLAVGRRWGRD; this is translated from the coding sequence ATGAGCGCTGCACGAATCGAGTCCCTCGTCGAGCGACTCGCGCGGAGCGCGAACGCACGCACCGTCTTCGGAGACCCCATCGAGCGCGGCGACCGGACCGTGATTCCGGTCGCCCGCGTGAGCTACGGCTTCGGCGGCGGATACGGCCGGGTCGGCGGTGGCGACCGAAAGCGCGAACGCGCGGGTCGAGACGAGGCGAACCGCGGGCCCGTCGGGGTACGGGGAGGTGGCGGCGGCGGGAGCGCGTCGGCGACCCCGGTCGGCGCGCTCGAAATCCGCGACGGCGCGACCGAGTTCGTGCGGTTCGAGCGCGAGCGCCCCGGGTTTCCCGGGGCGCTCGCGCTCGCGCTCGCCGGGTTCGGAATCGGGCTCGCGGTCGGTCGGCGGTGGGGTCGCGACTAG
- a CDS encoding uracil-DNA glycosylase family protein: MKNVTDRTSNPFDMRPPCEHDCGAAPRRAVFGYGDANADFHLVGDHPGVHGGVETGVPFTGSVAGERLRPVLNEVGLVGDGDASGVAVADREFPPTPNLFASYLHMCCLPGDREPTAREYDDLEPFFDAELRAIAAHVLVPVGERATRHVLGTYAARESLVEARGMDALHADHVPGSGFLVVPVKQPSEWTGDDGERLTASLADLLESDYRQTADLSRFVATEDTYEVR; encoded by the coding sequence GTGAAGAACGTCACGGACAGAACCTCCAATCCCTTCGACATGCGGCCGCCCTGCGAACACGACTGCGGGGCGGCGCCTCGGCGGGCCGTCTTCGGGTACGGCGACGCCAACGCCGACTTCCACCTCGTCGGCGACCACCCCGGCGTCCACGGCGGGGTCGAGACGGGCGTCCCCTTCACCGGAAGCGTCGCGGGCGAGCGCCTCCGGCCGGTCCTGAACGAGGTCGGCCTCGTCGGCGACGGCGACGCCAGCGGCGTCGCCGTCGCCGACCGCGAGTTCCCCCCGACGCCGAACCTCTTCGCGAGCTATCTCCACATGTGCTGTCTGCCGGGGGACCGCGAACCGACCGCCCGGGAGTACGACGACCTCGAACCGTTCTTCGACGCGGAGCTGCGGGCCATCGCGGCCCACGTCCTCGTGCCGGTCGGCGAGCGGGCGACCCGTCACGTCCTCGGGACCTACGCCGCCCGCGAGTCCCTCGTGGAGGCGAGGGGGATGGACGCGCTCCACGCCGACCACGTCCCGGGGAGCGGCTTCCTCGTGGTCCCGGTGAAGCAACCGAGCGAGTGGACTGGCGACGACGGCGAGCGACTGACCGCCTCGCTGGCCGACCTGCTGGAATCGGACTACCGGCAGACCGCCGACCTGAGCCGGTTCGTCGCGACCGAGGACACCTACGAGGTCCGGTAG